A section of the Salvelinus sp. IW2-2015 linkage group LG7, ASM291031v2, whole genome shotgun sequence genome encodes:
- the LOC111966649 gene encoding microtubule cross-linking factor 2-like encodes MKKKRTPSNAPPKHAPGSSRSTGTVRRIMDKGKEIKLEKGKRTGRGAPSVTECQRNLSTPRKRYEASNASKDLSKDSGCVSGKLSYSDRSSDISDWTEGFLTASAGNQLSADTPSPSCETGPSGGEREANRDRSSGNAQISIRDMSTGGSAFKRLGLLQDNSITHSVGDGNHSPGCGGSVLASLPSLNVSGASIVYSEPTRELVDETHEDLVRENDDLRSENEYLKDEMEEMRCEMLEMRDLFLEDEVYQLQELRLQLEQANKLCRILQYRLRKAERRSLRVAQTGQVEGELVRSLEHDVKVAKSVSLRLHNELESVQQKNSRLEWENEALRERQQELEVAKQVQQDEMEKARESSLKRKNVRSPTSKTEKKLSPQDDSADLKCQLHFAKEESTLMCKKLTKMVSESECMREVLSKYRSAYGDVDAAAHSSEGGTAKSPHTREAEVKVHLRLVEEEATLLSHRIVELEVENHGLRAEMSDMRESVLGGGGEEEEEQPQKGARDNGDLPPLYVRDVEDCQQSLRMECMQFEQEKREEQRRSVIECSQEEVMEIQRRDQPQTERLSPLSQIPLEGSVGGEWEPLDNQQSYTRRGSVAHALNVKDHEALLALRDHACLVTSAIQLFVSPAKNGHSSPPLSPHIARAKSYPQGKAHPLALDPLMQEHLYEALELLQAMLLALMGRVELLVTQGGELRVEGNWDPTAIPSLADQDTQNTTEVSAKKETGEGLRTAVVKERVRRATQSDHLDSCKDPMMKLTLKVLWVLHQRGVRNRSGLEGKESRDLTTMSILHGLLQYLGTELQDLEDSMAGQDAKATWASDWKGLVSKMECSTGKTDAHEYPDQPGHPRGIQSEITETRNKTKPDRSTLGSKKKNWCYLSQEAAQLDREDPFKTWDHPIMPPSFPNLNLDQLTLDSSRTAPEKTVLRIYYSPPSARRVHLAHLRHITNTDRNSTTSVISTRLSTSQSSLTPLCLRLSANLSDDMKEMTASLRQAVHSSSPERRKGRVIVSGGWTVDVATTGTQTQMHPQMVSVGLQTDGPYSVSAVRGNPLRLSARTQQISTSLERLPGRTERSKSGSTSPKMYRRYSASASSSSSISPSSTTGFTTTSNSSTSSATPGREGVLWSLSHRGXAGPTWARPINPRAGPRLIHHSTINSELSSGGNNTKPTRKPGGAIRYGLVTEFLRKMSGRADKPAQATAPCGGQKGKCSPTHKTLEVMPTRPPAAPVHRNDSVARIGNQRFMKQREEACRGQKEDNCPSQAHSQNQALRRDLSLESKLTLEDGNYDCSSSKSLSFCFARSSRLGPDQATA; translated from the exons ATGAAGAAAAAGCGAACCCCATCGAATGCGCCGCCCAAACATGCCCCAGGCTCATCCAGGTCAACAGGGACTGTCCGGCGCATCATGGACAAAGGGAAAGAGATTAAACTGGAGAAAGGGAAGCGCACAGGAAGGGGCGCACCATCCGTTACCGAGTGCCAAAGAAATCTAAGCACACCGAGAAAACGATATGAAGCTAGCAATGCTTCGAAGGATTTGAGCAAGGATTCAGGTTGTGTGTCAGGGAAGCTATCCTACTCGGACAGAAGTTCTGACATTTCTGACTGGACGGAGGGATTTCTGACTGCATCGGCGGGAAACCAACTTTCTGCGGACACTCCGTCTCCAAGCTGCGAGACTGGCCCAagtggtggagaaagagaggcaaaTAGAGACAGGTCGAGTGGGAATGCACAAATCAGTATACGCGATATGAGTACTGGAGGCAGCGCATTCAAACGGCTAGGCCTATTACAGGACAATTCTATCACGCATTCTGTCGGGGATGGAAACCATTCTCCTGGATGCGGAGGGTCCGTTCTTGCTTCCCTTCCCTCGCTGAATGTCAGCGGAGCATCCATAGTTTATTCAGAACCGACCCGGGAGCTCGTGGACGAGACGCACGAGGATCTTGTCAGAGAAAACGACGATTTGAGATCGGAAAATGAGTATTTGAAA gatgagatggaggagatgcgctgtgagatgctggagatgCGGGACCTCTTCCTGGAGGATGAGGTGTATCAGCTGCAGGAGCTGCGGCTGCAGCTGGAGCAGGCCAACAAGTTGTGTCGCATCCTGCAGTACCGCCTCCGCAAGGCCGAGCGCCGCAGCCTCAGGGTGGCCCAGACTGGCCAGGTGGAAGGGGAACTGGTCCGCTCCCTGGAGCATGACGTCAAG GTAGCAAAGAGTGTATCCCTCCGCCTGCACAATGAGTTGGAGTCCGTGCAACAGAAGAACTCCCGGCTGGAGTGGGAGAACGAGGCGCTTCGGGAGAGGCAACAGGAGCTGGAGGTGGCAAAGCAAGTTCAACAGGACGAGATGGAGAAAGCCAGAGAA AGTTCTCTGAAGAGGAAAAATGTCAGATCACCAACCAGCAAGACTGAGAAGAAGCTGTCTCCCCAG GATGACAGTGCTGATCTGAAGTGCCAGCTTCACTTTGCCAAGGAGGAATCAACTCTCATGTGCAAGAAGCTGACCAAGATGGTGTCGGAAAGTGAGTGCATGCGTGAGGTTCTGTCAAAGTACCGCTCGGCCTATGGAGACGTAGATGCTGCTGCCCACTCCTCTGAGGGTGGTACTGCCAAGTCCCCCCACACCAGGGAGGCAGAGGTCAAGGTTCACCTGCGGCTGGTGGAGGAGGAAGCGACGCTGCTGAGCCACCGTATTgtagagctggaggtggagaaccATGGCCTCCGGGCGGAGATGAGCGACATGAGGGAGAGCGtattaggaggaggaggagaggaggaagaggagcagccaCAGAAGGGAGCCAGGGACAATGGGGATCTACCACCGCTTTATGTGAGGGATGTAGAGGATTGTCAACAGAGCTTGAGGATGGAGTGTATGCAGTTTGagcaggagaagagggaagaacAGAGAAGGAGTGTGATTGAGTGTTCTCAGGAGGAGGTGATGGAAATACAGCGTAGAGACCAACCTCAGACGGAGAGATTGAGTCCCCTCAGTCAGATCCCTCTCGAGGGATCTGTAGGTGGGGAATGGGAGCCCCTGGACAACCAGCAGAGTTATACACGCAGAGGCAGTGTTGCCCATGCCTTGAATGTGAAAGACCATGAGGCCCTCCTTGCCTTGCGAGATCATGCCTGCCTTGTGACCTCAGCTATCCAGCTTTTTGTCTCACCGGCCAAGAATGGCCACAGCTCCCCTCCCTTATCTCCCCACATCGCCCGGGCAAAGTCTTACCCTCAGGGTAAAGCCCATCCTCTGGCTCTGGACCCACTCATGCAAGAACACCTGTATGAGGCTCTGGAACTTCTGCAGGCAATGCTGTTAGCCTTAATGGGGAGGGTGGAGTTATTGGTGACACAAGGAGGAGAGTTGAGGGTTGAAGGAAATTGGGATCCCACCGCAATCCCATCCCTGGCTGATCAggacacacaaaacaccacagagGTCTCAGCCAAGAAGGAAACAGGTGAAGGCCTGCGCACAGCAGTGGTGAAGGAGAGAGTAAGACGAGCAACACAGTCAGACCACCTCGACAGCTGCAAGGACCCCATGATGAAGCTCACTTTGAAGGTGCTCTGGGTCCTCCACCAGCGCGGTGTGAGGAATAGATCTGGCCTGGAGGGCAAAGAG agcAGAGATCTTACGACTATGTCTATACTACACGGGTTGCTGCAGTACTTGGGCACAGAGCTGCAGGACTTAGAGGACAGCATGGCAGGACAGGATGCGAAGGCCACATGGGCATCAGACTGGAAAGGTTTAGTCTCCAAG ATGGAGTGCAGCACAGGTAAGACTGATGCACATGAGTATCCAGACCAGCCAGGCCATCCTAGAGGCATACAGAGTGAAATAACTGAG acaagaaataagaccaaaccAGACCGCTCTACATTAGGGTCCAAGAAGAAGAACTGGTGTTACCTCAGCCAAGAGGCTGCCCAGCTAGACCGAGAAGACCCCTTTAAGACCTGGGACCACCCCATCATGCCCCCTAGCTTCCCTAATCTAAACTTGGACCAGTTGACCCTGGACAGTAGCCGCACTGCCCCAGAGAAGACTGTCCTCCGCATCTACTACAGTCCCCCGTCTGCACGGAGAGTCCATCTAGCTCATCTGAGGCACATTACCAACACTGATAGAAATTCTACTACCAGTGTAATCTCTACCAGGCTTAGTACGTCCCAAAGCTCTCTCACTCCCTTATGTCTGAGGCTCTCCGCTAACTTGAGCGACGACATGAAGGAGATGACAGCTAGCTTACGACAGGCAGTTCACTCCAGTTCgccggagaggaggaaggggagggtgaTCGTGAGTGGGGGATGGACAGTGGACGTGGCCACCACAGGGACTCAGACCCAGATGCACCCACAGATGGTGAGTGTGGGTCTACAGACGGATGGGCCCTACAGTGTAAGTGCAGTGAGAGGCAACCCTTTACGCCTCTCTGCCCGCACTCAACAGATCTCGACTTCCCTTGAGAGGCTCCCAGGGAGAACCGAGAGGTCCAAGTCAGGCTCCACCTCCCCAAAAATGTACCGCAGATACTCTGCCTCTGCTTCATCTTCATCGTCCATCTCCCCTTCCTCCACAACTGGTTTCACCACCACCTCcaactcctccacctcctctgccACTCCTGGCAGGGAGGGTGTTTTGTGGAGCCTTTCCCATCGGGGTMCTGCTGGGCCAACCTGGGCCCGCCCCATCAATCCCAGAGCTGGTCCAAGGCTTATTCACCATAGCACAATAAACAGTGAATTGAGCAGTGGAGGGAACAACACTAAACCCACCAGAAAACCTGGTGGTGCCATCCGGTACGGCCTAGTCACAGAGTTCCTGCGCAAAATGAGTGGTCGAGCAGACAAGCCAGCACAAGCAACAGCACCGTGCGGGGGGCAGAAGGGGAAATGCAGTCCAACTCATAAAACCCTGGAGGTTATGCCCACTCGCCCCCCTGCTGCACCAGTACACAGGAACGACAGTGTCGCCAGGATTGGGAACCAGAGGTTcatgaagcagagagaggaagcgtGCCGCGGCCAGAAGGAGGATAACTGCCCCAGTCAGGCCCACAGTCAGAACCAGGCTCTCAGAAGAGACCTGAGCCTGGAGAGTAAATTGACACTGGAG gATGGGAACTATGACTGTAGCAGTTCCAAGTCCTTGTCCTTCTGCTTTGCCCGATCATCTCGCCTTGGCCCTGACCAAGCTACAGCATAA